Proteins encoded by one window of Sardina pilchardus chromosome 7, fSarPil1.1, whole genome shotgun sequence:
- the sst7 gene encoding cortistatin has translation MQLLASLVSLMLVLYSVRAAAVLPVEERSPAHARELSKERKELILKLVSGLLDGVDSNMLPGDAAPLDLEEPLESRLEERAVYNRLSQLPQRDRKAPCKNFFWKTFTSC, from the exons ATGCAGCTTCTGGCCAGCTTAGTGTCTCTCATGCTCGTGCTGTACAGTGTAAGGGCAGCCGCCGTGCTtcctgtggaggagaggagccctGCACATGCCAGA GAACTTAGCAAAGAGCGCAAGGAGCTGATTCTGAAGCTGGTCTCAGGCTTGCTGGACGGAGTGGACAGCAACATGCTCCCTGGGGATGCAGCACCCTTGGACCTGGAGGAGCCGCTGGAGTCTCGTCTGGAGGAAAGAGCCGTCTACAACCGGTTATCGCAGCTGCCACAACGCGACCGCAAAGCTCCCTGCAAGAACTTCTTCTGGAAAACCTTCACATCCTGCTAA